One segment of Shewanella piezotolerans WP3 DNA contains the following:
- a CDS encoding alpha/beta fold hydrolase: MLDTLHPFKRNYLDRNGNKLQYVNEGSGDPVVMVHGNPSWSFYYRNLISALSDKHQCIVPDHIGCGLSDKPDDSGYDYTLKSRIDDLEALLEHLEVKNNITLVVHDWGGMIGMGYAARYPERIKRLVILNTGAFHLPESKPFPWALSICRNTLLGTCLVRGFNAFSSAASYVGVKRKPMHKDIREAYVAPFNSWANRISTLRFVQDIPLKPGDRNYEMVSDIAASLDKFAKVPTVICWGLQDFVFDKHFLDEWKQRMPHAKVHEFADCGHYILEDASDEVIAHVKTFIDENSIEAVQDSVA; encoded by the coding sequence ATGTTAGACACTCTGCACCCATTTAAACGTAATTATTTAGATAGAAACGGCAATAAACTTCAATATGTGAATGAAGGCTCTGGTGATCCAGTCGTCATGGTTCACGGTAACCCAAGTTGGTCGTTCTACTACCGAAACCTCATTAGCGCGTTGAGCGATAAGCATCAATGTATCGTCCCTGACCACATTGGTTGTGGATTATCTGATAAGCCAGATGATAGTGGCTATGATTATACTCTTAAGAGTCGTATTGACGATCTTGAAGCGCTGCTTGAGCATCTTGAGGTTAAAAACAATATCACGCTAGTAGTTCACGACTGGGGTGGCATGATTGGTATGGGCTATGCAGCTCGTTATCCTGAACGCATCAAGCGTTTAGTGATTTTAAACACTGGCGCGTTCCACCTGCCAGAATCTAAGCCTTTTCCATGGGCGCTATCAATTTGCCGTAATACTTTACTCGGAACTTGCTTAGTGCGTGGTTTTAACGCTTTCTCATCAGCTGCATCCTATGTCGGCGTTAAGCGTAAGCCTATGCATAAAGATATTCGCGAGGCCTATGTTGCGCCTTTCAATTCGTGGGCGAATCGTATTTCAACTTTACGCTTCGTGCAGGACATCCCCTTAAAGCCGGGCGATCGTAACTACGAGATGGTGTCCGATATTGCTGCAAGTTTAGATAAGTTTGCCAAGGTGCCAACCGTTATCTGTTGGGGTCTACAAGACTTTGTATTTGATAAGCATTTTCTCGATGAGTGGAAACAGAGGATGCCTCATGCAAAGGTGCATGAATTTGCAGACTGTGGTCATTACATTTTAGAAGATGCATCTGATGAAGTGATTGCGCATGTCAAAACCTTTATTGATGAAAATAGCATTGAAGCTGTCCAAGACTCGGTGGCTTAA
- a CDS encoding 3-oxoacyl-ACP synthase III, protein MKYSRVFINSMAYELAPEVVSTSELESRLAPLYKKFRIPMGQLATLTGIHERRWWPKGHRLSDGALAAAHKAINETDVQISDLGAVVYTGVCRDQHEPATACRIAAELGVSKDTAIYDISNACLGVLSGILDIANRIELGQIKAGLVVSCESARHIVDITIDKMLAEPTMQNFAQSLATLTGGSGAVAVLLTDGSLGLKGARQHQLLGASHLSAPQHYDLCQWGLEEAGPQLYREFMRTNGVALLKEGVELARHTWTHFLDQRDWLVEQVDKVICHQVGSSNRRNVLEALNIPEEKEFPTYKLLGNMGTVSLPVTAAMAHDQGFLKSGDQVSFLGIGSGLNCMMLGLKW, encoded by the coding sequence ATGAAATATTCCCGCGTTTTTATCAATAGCATGGCCTACGAATTAGCGCCTGAAGTGGTTTCGACTTCAGAGCTTGAATCTCGTTTAGCGCCGTTATACAAAAAGTTTCGTATTCCGATGGGGCAACTTGCTACATTGACAGGGATCCATGAAAGACGCTGGTGGCCAAAAGGGCATCGACTGTCTGATGGAGCTTTGGCGGCAGCGCATAAGGCAATTAATGAAACTGATGTTCAGATCAGCGATTTAGGTGCTGTGGTGTACACCGGCGTTTGTCGTGATCAACATGAACCCGCAACCGCATGTCGTATAGCCGCTGAACTGGGCGTTTCCAAAGACACAGCCATTTACGATATCAGTAATGCTTGTCTAGGTGTGCTGTCGGGTATTCTTGACATTGCTAACCGTATCGAGCTGGGGCAGATCAAAGCGGGGCTCGTGGTCTCATGTGAATCTGCGCGTCATATTGTTGATATCACTATCGACAAAATGTTGGCTGAGCCAACCATGCAGAATTTTGCTCAGTCGCTGGCCACACTAACTGGTGGTTCAGGCGCTGTCGCCGTTTTACTGACCGATGGTAGCTTGGGTTTAAAAGGCGCTCGTCAACATCAGTTGTTAGGTGCAAGTCATTTGTCTGCACCGCAGCATTACGATTTATGTCAGTGGGGTCTTGAAGAAGCTGGACCACAACTATACCGCGAATTTATGCGTACCAATGGCGTAGCACTGCTTAAAGAAGGTGTCGAACTTGCACGTCATACCTGGACGCACTTCTTAGATCAGCGCGACTGGTTGGTAGAGCAAGTCGATAAGGTGATTTGTCATCAAGTGGGCTCATCGAATCGTCGCAATGTACTTGAAGCGCTCAATATTCCAGAAGAGAAAGAGTTTCCTACCTATAAACTACTGGGCAATATGGGCACGGTCTCTTTACCTGTTACCGCTGCGATGGCACACGATCAAGGCTTCTTGAAAAGTGGCGACCAAGTGAGTTTCTTAGGTATAGGCAGTGGCTTAAATTGCATGATGTTAGGGCTAAAGTGGTAA